The following are encoded together in the Cynocephalus volans isolate mCynVol1 chromosome 4, mCynVol1.pri, whole genome shotgun sequence genome:
- the LOC134375950 gene encoding olfactory receptor 2A12-like — MSQKNFSTVTELVLLGFSNHPQAEVPLFLLFSLVYMVNIFGNTAVIVLVIIDSCLQTPMYFFLCHLAFLNIIYTTAVVPKMLFNLLAFKKVISYKLCLAQTYISLFMGASECIILAIMALDRYVAICSPLRYLVIMNWSTCVQLAVGAWTISFFASVIPLYFTIAPFCGPYIIDHIFCEVPVILHLLCGDTSLQETLMAIGAFGTLLLPFLLILLSYLHILVAVMRMHSAEGRKKAFSTCSSHLTVVTIYYGTGMFMYMRPKSLYSAEGDKLISLFYAVINPALNPLIYSLRNKEVKKALKRVLERWTVSQRQKIAS, encoded by the coding sequence ATGTCTCAGAAAAATTTCAGCACCGTCACTGAGCTGGTCCTTCTAGGATTTTCCAATCACCCCCAGGCTGAGGtgcccctcttcctccttttctctctggttTACATGGTCAATATCTTTGGAAACACAGCAGttattgttttggttataatTGATTCCTGTCTCCAGacacccatgtattttttcctatgTCACTTGGCCTTTCTCAACATAATTTACACCACAGCTGTGGTACCCAAGATGCTCTTCAACCTCCTTGCTTTCAAGAAAGTCATCTCTTACAAACTCTGCCTTGCCCAGACCTACATCTCCCTGTTCATGGGAGCCTCCGAGTGCATTATTTTAGCGATCATGGCTCTGGACCGCTACGTGGCCATTTGTTCCCCTCTGCGGTACCTGGTAATCATGAACTGGTCTACGTGTGTGCAGCTGGCTGTGGGAGCCTGGACCATCAGCTTCTTTGCCTCAGTGATTCCACTCTACTTTACCATAGCTCCCTTCTGTGGCCCTTACATAATTGACCATATTTTTTGTGAGGTGCCTGTTATTCTTCATTTGCTCTGTGGTGACACATCCCTGCAGGAGACCTTGATGGCAATAGGAGCATTTGGCACCCTCTTACTCCCCTTCCTCCTGATTCTCCTCTCCTACCTGCACATACTGGTTGCTGTGATGAGGATGCACTCAGCTGAGGGTAGGAAAAAAGCTTTCTCCACCTGCAGCTCTCATCTGACTGTGGTGACCATTTATTATGGGACAGGGATGTTCATGTATATGAGGCCCAAATCTCTATATTCAGCTGAAGGTGATAAATTGATTTCCTTATTCTATGCAGTCATCAATCCTGCCTTGAACCCTCTAATTTATAGCCTGAGGAACAAGGAAGTGAAGAAAGCCTTGAAGCGAGTCTTAGAGAGATGGACAGTGTCCCAAAGACAGAAGATAGCATCTTGA